The Zobellia alginiliquefaciens genome contains a region encoding:
- a CDS encoding SusC/RagA family TonB-linked outer membrane protein, with amino-acid sequence MKQTLLRKLYFLAFLTLPITVFAQGTISGTITDATDLPLPGASIVVKGTTNGTTSDFDGNYEISVDEFPVTLVFSSLGYASREAKVTSASPLNMVLEESAMGLEEVVVSGLATTVKRKNLANAVATVSAAELAGVTPPKTLDGALAGKFTGAVVSANSGAPGGGMSIKFRGITSINGNSQPLYIVDGVYVDNSSIASGGLNDVSGAAAGGSASNQDNATNRIADLNPDDIANIEILKGASAAAIYGSRGAAGVVIITTKKGKSGKTKVSLSQGFGFNKIIRLQGQRDWSEALAEEQYGEGALYAAAASAGKLRDYEKEIFGEEGLISNTNVSASGGSDKTTFYAGISNNDEDGIVKNTGYKKSSFRLNVEHKFNENIKLGLNTNYISSSADRGFFNNDNTGTTIGVALTNTRPWDFLEPDANGNYPDHPNNSSNPLQTRDLFTNNERVNRFILGGNLDVNIFRKDNSSLKFIARVGVDTYNMEAKVIFPKELQFQRPDQGGVNGVSGITNTNNKNANYSGFLVHNYFTDNDLSFNTQAGVTNEQFSRNTVSVVATDLIASETNLDQSANQKVNQTRLEQEDFGFFVQETINYQDKFIGALGVRGDKSTNNADINELFFYPKASLAVNLNSFDFWSDDALVNRLKLRAAYGEAGTFARFGSLYTVYESTLIDGNVGIVVPLTQGNPDILPERQKELELGIDLGMFKNRLGLELTYYKKNVDDLLLLANTEPSSGFSTKWENAGELENNGIEVALNAAIIDKEDFTWDATLNWWTNESEMIRMDVPAYDTGGFGTGLGTFRIEEGKSVTQIVGTNLDGEVVQLGDAAPDFQTSLTNSLKYKNFALSFLWHWKKGGDNINLSKLLSDFGGTSADYDEISIDPNGVIPNGVYRVDNGIFAGNATPFVEDASYLRLRELGFYYTVPEQNIQQWFKGVVSGVKVGLSGNNLINIFDYNSYDPEVSNFGGTGLSSGVEVTPFPSSKRYMMHISVQF; translated from the coding sequence ATGAAACAAACTTTACTGAGAAAGTTGTATTTCCTTGCGTTTTTGACACTGCCGATTACGGTATTTGCTCAAGGAACGATTTCGGGGACTATAACAGATGCTACTGATTTGCCACTTCCTGGGGCGAGCATTGTAGTAAAAGGAACAACAAACGGAACAACATCTGATTTTGACGGTAATTATGAAATTTCTGTTGATGAGTTTCCGGTAACACTTGTATTTTCTTCACTGGGGTATGCTTCAAGAGAAGCAAAAGTAACAAGTGCATCTCCATTAAACATGGTTCTAGAAGAATCAGCCATGGGGTTAGAAGAAGTTGTGGTCTCTGGGTTGGCTACCACGGTAAAAAGAAAAAACTTAGCGAATGCGGTGGCAACAGTTTCTGCTGCCGAACTAGCAGGGGTAACCCCACCAAAAACTCTGGATGGTGCTTTGGCGGGTAAATTCACGGGCGCCGTTGTAAGTGCAAATTCTGGTGCGCCGGGTGGTGGTATGTCCATAAAATTTAGAGGAATTACTTCCATTAACGGAAATTCACAACCATTGTATATTGTAGATGGGGTGTATGTAGACAACAGTAGTATTGCATCTGGTGGTCTAAACGATGTTTCCGGAGCTGCTGCCGGTGGTAGTGCATCCAACCAAGATAACGCTACCAATAGGATTGCAGATTTGAATCCAGATGATATTGCCAATATAGAAATCCTTAAAGGTGCTTCTGCTGCAGCAATATATGGTTCTAGAGGAGCTGCAGGTGTAGTAATAATTACTACTAAAAAAGGTAAGTCTGGAAAGACAAAGGTGAGTTTGTCCCAAGGTTTCGGTTTTAATAAAATTATTAGACTACAAGGTCAAAGAGATTGGTCGGAAGCTTTGGCGGAGGAACAGTATGGAGAAGGTGCTCTTTACGCTGCGGCAGCGTCTGCAGGAAAACTTAGAGATTATGAGAAAGAAATCTTTGGAGAAGAGGGGCTCATTTCCAATACCAATGTTAGTGCTTCTGGTGGAAGTGATAAAACTACCTTTTATGCAGGTATTTCAAATAATGACGAAGATGGTATCGTTAAAAATACGGGCTATAAAAAGAGTTCCTTTAGATTGAATGTAGAGCATAAATTCAATGAGAATATTAAATTAGGACTAAATACGAATTATATTAGTTCTTCGGCAGATAGAGGTTTTTTCAACAACGATAATACGGGAACAACCATTGGGGTGGCATTGACAAATACACGTCCTTGGGATTTCCTTGAGCCTGATGCAAACGGAAACTATCCTGATCACCCAAATAATTCTTCAAATCCATTACAGACAAGAGATTTGTTTACTAATAATGAGCGTGTAAATAGATTTATACTAGGTGGAAATTTAGATGTGAATATTTTTAGAAAAGATAACTCAAGTCTTAAATTTATTGCAAGGGTAGGTGTAGATACTTATAATATGGAAGCAAAGGTAATCTTTCCCAAAGAGCTTCAGTTCCAACGTCCTGACCAAGGAGGTGTAAACGGAGTATCAGGTATTACCAATACGAATAATAAGAATGCTAACTATTCTGGTTTTTTGGTGCATAACTATTTTACGGATAACGACTTGTCCTTTAATACACAAGCGGGTGTTACCAACGAACAGTTTTCCAGAAATACGGTAAGTGTTGTTGCCACTGATTTAATTGCATCGGAAACTAACTTAGACCAAAGCGCTAACCAAAAGGTAAATCAAACTAGGTTGGAACAAGAAGATTTTGGCTTTTTTGTTCAAGAGACCATTAATTATCAAGATAAGTTTATTGGAGCTTTGGGTGTCCGTGGTGATAAGTCTACAAACAATGCGGATATTAATGAATTATTCTTTTATCCAAAGGCATCTTTGGCCGTTAACTTAAATAGTTTTGATTTTTGGAGTGATGATGCTTTAGTAAATCGGTTGAAGCTTAGGGCAGCTTACGGTGAGGCTGGTACCTTTGCAAGATTTGGCTCTCTTTATACGGTTTATGAAAGTACTTTGATAGATGGTAATGTGGGTATTGTTGTGCCCCTTACACAAGGTAATCCGGATATTTTACCTGAAAGACAAAAAGAATTGGAACTGGGGATTGATTTAGGGATGTTTAAAAACCGTTTAGGTCTTGAGTTGACGTATTATAAAAAGAATGTAGATGACTTGTTGCTTTTAGCCAATACAGAGCCTTCTTCTGGTTTTTCTACAAAATGGGAAAATGCAGGTGAATTAGAGAATAATGGTATTGAAGTTGCTTTAAATGCAGCAATTATTGATAAAGAAGATTTTACATGGGATGCTACATTAAATTGGTGGACCAATGAATCCGAAATGATTCGTATGGATGTTCCAGCTTACGATACCGGAGGATTTGGTACTGGTCTAGGAACCTTTAGAATTGAAGAAGGTAAAAGTGTAACTCAAATTGTAGGTACTAATTTAGATGGGGAAGTTGTGCAATTAGGAGACGCCGCACCTGATTTTCAAACATCTCTTACTAATAGTTTAAAATATAAAAACTTTGCTCTTTCTTTCTTATGGCACTGGAAAAAAGGAGGAGATAACATCAACCTGTCCAAGTTATTATCTGATTTTGGAGGAACTAGTGCAGACTATGATGAAATTTCAATTGATCCAAATGGAGTTATTCCAAATGGGGTTTACCGGGTTGACAATGGTATTTTTGCAGGTAACGCTACTCCGTTTGTTGAGGATGCTTCTTATCTTAGGTTACGTGAACTAGGGTTCTATTATACCGTGCCGGAACAGAATATTCAACAATGGTTTAAAGGGGTTGTATCTGGAGTAAAAGTTGGCCTTTCGGGTAACAACCTAATCAATATTTTTGACTATAACAGTTATGACCCCGAAGTATCAAACTTTGGAGGCACTGGTCTTTCGTCTGGTGTAGAGGTAACACCGTTTCCTTCATCTAAGAGGTACATGATGCATATATCCGTGCAATTTTAA
- the aspS gene encoding aspartate--tRNA ligase — protein MYRSHTCGELRESHINTKVTLSGWVQKTRDKGFVVWVDLRDRYGITQLVFDEDRTSSKLLEQARHLGREFVVQVTGEVIERSSKNPNLATGNIEVLVDEVIVLNESKTPPFTIENETDGGEDLRMKYRYLDIRRNPVKSNLIFRSKVSMEVRKYLSDQNFIEVETPYLIKSTPEGARDFVVPSRMNEGQFYALPQSPQTFKQLLMVGGMDKYFQIVKCFRDEDLRADRQPEFTQIDCEMAFVEQEDILDAFEGLTKHLLKEIKGVEISAFPRITYDDAMRIYGNDKPDIRFGMEFGELNEVAQHKEFNVFNSAELVVGIAVPGGASYTRKELDALVNWVKRPQVGAKGMVYAKYNEDGSFKSTVDKFYDQEDLTKWAEATEAKPGDLICVLSGDANKTRAQLSALRMELAERLGLRKADEFAPLWVIDFPLLELDEETGNYHAMHHPFTSPKPGQLELLETDPGAVRANAYDLVLNGNEIGGGSIRIHDKEVQSVMFKHLGFTPEEAQEQFGFLMDAFQYGAPPHGGIAFGLDRLVSILGGQETIRDFIAFPKNNSGRDVMIDAPAAIDQEQLRELNLKLDIKA, from the coding sequence ATGTACAGAAGCCATACTTGCGGAGAATTACGTGAATCGCATATTAATACCAAAGTAACCCTATCTGGATGGGTCCAAAAAACCCGTGATAAAGGTTTTGTGGTCTGGGTAGACCTTCGTGATCGTTACGGTATTACCCAGTTGGTTTTTGATGAAGATCGTACGTCTTCAAAATTACTGGAACAGGCAAGACATTTAGGCAGGGAATTTGTTGTACAAGTGACGGGAGAAGTTATTGAAAGGTCATCAAAAAATCCAAATCTTGCCACTGGTAACATTGAAGTTTTGGTTGACGAGGTAATTGTTTTAAATGAATCCAAAACACCTCCTTTCACCATAGAAAATGAAACGGACGGTGGTGAAGACCTTAGAATGAAATATCGCTATTTGGATATTCGTAGAAACCCAGTAAAGAGCAATCTTATTTTTAGAAGTAAGGTTTCCATGGAAGTGCGAAAGTATCTTAGCGACCAAAATTTTATCGAAGTTGAAACTCCATACCTCATAAAATCAACTCCGGAAGGAGCTCGTGATTTTGTTGTACCGAGCCGTATGAATGAAGGTCAGTTTTACGCTTTGCCGCAATCTCCACAAACTTTTAAGCAATTGCTTATGGTTGGAGGCATGGACAAATACTTTCAGATCGTTAAGTGTTTTCGCGATGAAGACCTAAGAGCGGACAGACAACCGGAGTTCACCCAGATTGACTGTGAAATGGCTTTTGTGGAACAGGAAGATATTCTTGATGCTTTTGAAGGTCTTACCAAACATTTACTAAAAGAAATAAAGGGAGTAGAAATATCTGCTTTCCCTAGAATTACATATGATGATGCCATGCGCATCTACGGAAACGACAAACCGGATATTCGCTTTGGAATGGAGTTTGGAGAACTGAATGAAGTTGCTCAACATAAAGAATTTAATGTATTCAACTCCGCAGAATTGGTAGTTGGTATCGCGGTTCCTGGTGGAGCAAGTTATACGCGTAAGGAATTAGATGCCTTGGTAAATTGGGTTAAGAGACCTCAAGTTGGTGCTAAAGGAATGGTCTATGCAAAATATAATGAAGACGGAAGTTTTAAATCTACCGTAGACAAATTTTACGATCAAGAAGACCTAACAAAATGGGCAGAAGCTACGGAGGCCAAACCCGGAGATTTAATTTGTGTGCTTTCCGGTGATGCCAATAAAACCCGTGCTCAACTAAGTGCCCTAAGAATGGAACTTGCCGAAAGACTAGGCTTAAGAAAAGCAGATGAATTCGCTCCGTTATGGGTTATAGATTTTCCTTTGTTGGAACTTGATGAAGAAACCGGAAATTATCATGCCATGCACCATCCATTCACTTCTCCAAAACCAGGTCAACTAGAATTACTGGAAACCGACCCGGGAGCTGTACGTGCCAATGCCTATGATTTGGTACTGAACGGTAACGAAATAGGGGGCGGTTCTATTCGTATTCACGATAAAGAGGTACAGAGCGTAATGTTCAAGCACCTAGGATTCACTCCCGAAGAAGCACAAGAACAATTTGGCTTTCTTATGGATGCTTTTCAATATGGAGCACCACCACATGGCGGCATAGCTTTTGGTTTAGACCGATTGGTATCTATTCTTGGAGGTCAGGAAACCATACGGGATTTCATTGCTTTCCCAAAGAACAATAGTGGTCGTGATGTTATGATAGATGCTCCCGCAGCCATTGACCAAGAACAACTTAGAGAACTAAATCTAAAACTGGATATTAAAGCTTAG
- a CDS encoding RagB/SusD family nutrient uptake outer membrane protein, with translation MKIIKQLKIVTIIAAILLVTACELDGGESLNGASTSSISDDLSRGELPQALTGVLSDMRVGLSTNTDVLSIVGREYYYFTSSDPRYEGDVVVGNLNNNTFYVTTPWGARYATIKNANLMLEGLDNTTSDLSAAEISATRGALNTFKAYELLMLSNNQHDNGIRIDVTDSESLGEFVDRAGALAAIADLLASSATDLGSGGDAFPFEIPAGFNDLRKTDATTGDILAVTPADMLEFNRALLARVEAYRGNYPAVLAALEDSFFELNGDLRKGIYHTFSLSGADLPNPLFIALNQEANVRVAHASFITDAEDGDARLSKAIEREENREASDLVGTHDVAIYSSLTDNVPLIRNEELILLYAEANMATNPTEAVAALDVLRGAAGLPAYSGATTAAALEDELLYNRRYSLFAEGHRWIDMRRFGRLAELPNDRTTDNVPAAIPVPANENK, from the coding sequence ATGAAAATTATAAAACAACTAAAAATAGTAACCATTATTGCGGCTATTTTACTAGTAACAGCATGTGAGCTAGATGGTGGTGAAAGTTTAAATGGGGCAAGTACGTCGTCTATATCCGATGATTTGTCCAGAGGAGAGTTGCCTCAGGCACTTACAGGAGTGCTTTCTGATATGCGTGTAGGTCTTTCTACCAATACAGATGTGCTCAGTATAGTAGGTAGGGAGTATTATTACTTTACATCTTCTGACCCAAGATATGAAGGAGACGTTGTGGTAGGAAACTTAAACAATAATACATTCTACGTAACTACCCCATGGGGAGCTAGGTATGCAACCATAAAGAATGCAAACTTAATGTTGGAAGGTTTGGATAATACTACATCGGATTTATCTGCCGCCGAAATATCTGCAACCAGAGGCGCTCTAAATACGTTCAAAGCTTATGAATTGTTAATGCTTAGCAACAATCAACATGACAATGGTATTCGTATTGATGTTACTGATTCTGAAAGTCTAGGAGAATTTGTTGATCGAGCAGGGGCTTTGGCCGCTATAGCTGATTTACTTGCTTCGTCTGCAACAGATTTAGGTTCCGGAGGAGATGCTTTTCCTTTCGAGATTCCAGCAGGATTCAATGATTTAAGGAAAACTGATGCTACCACTGGCGATATTTTGGCGGTGACACCTGCGGATATGCTGGAGTTTAACCGTGCTTTATTAGCTAGAGTAGAGGCTTATAGAGGTAACTATCCGGCTGTTTTAGCTGCTCTGGAAGATTCATTTTTTGAACTTAATGGTGATTTGAGAAAAGGAATTTATCACACATTTTCTTTAAGTGGAGCCGATCTTCCCAACCCTCTTTTTATAGCCCTGAACCAAGAGGCTAACGTTAGGGTAGCGCACGCCAGCTTTATTACAGACGCGGAAGATGGTGACGCTAGATTAAGTAAAGCTATCGAAAGAGAAGAGAATCGTGAGGCTTCAGACCTTGTAGGAACGCATGATGTAGCTATTTATTCAAGCCTTACTGATAATGTCCCTCTAATTAGAAACGAAGAGCTTATTTTATTATATGCAGAGGCAAACATGGCTACGAATCCTACGGAAGCCGTTGCCGCTCTAGATGTTTTAAGGGGTGCAGCTGGTCTACCAGCGTATTCGGGAGCTACAACAGCGGCGGCGTTGGAAGATGAATTGTTATACAACAGAAGATATTCCTTGTTTGCAGAAGGACATAGATGGATTGATATGAGAAGATTTGGTAGACTGGCAGAATTACCAAATGACAGAACAACCGACAATGTGCCAGCGGCTATTCCGGTACCTGCGAACGAGAATAAATAA
- a CDS encoding efflux RND transporter permease subunit: MSSKQQKNASKEFSLSSWAIDNPSVIYVMIAIFLWLGLKSYFAMPREDFPEIVETKIYISTIYPGNTAEDVERLLTDPLEDRLKNVSNVVEITSTSQEDYSIITVEFDEELSVEQAKQKIKDEVDSEKASEDWPTFNNAKVEPDVFDLNLSESFPIMNVNFTGDYPVEKLKEFAEYLQDEIEDLPEIKEVSIRGAQEKEVEIAVDVYKMMASKVSFQDVINAVSNGNSTMSAGNILSGGQRRTIRILGEVTDPKELNDFVVKSENGAVYLKDIAEVTFSEEEKTTFAREFGKSVVMLDIKKRSGKNMIEATTKVREIVKKEQENYFPADLNITIANDSSGRTLNQVDDLVNNIIFGIILVVTVLMFFLGFRNALFVGFAIPMSMFMSFMILNNLGYTLNTMILFGMIMGLGMMVDNGIVVVENVYRLMSEGMSRTEAAKKGIGEIAFPIIISTLTTVAAFVPLGLWPGIFGQFMIYFPITLSVVLGSSLFVAIFMNSMLVSQFMEIGEKELTVKQLIRISIILGGFGLFILIFGGAMNGLGSVMILTAIMFWIYKYALKKWAISFQNGAMVRFENWYERRIAHSLRGKNVYWYFGITFLLLIGVFMAFGASLGSGRTKVEFFPDNKPNEIYAYIEYPQGTAIAKTNKLTKEIEARVFAVANQDKYTNGDYNYLVESAVSQVGEGAGNPQTDGGSAAEMPHRGKVTLSMREFKYRNGRDTEVLRGEIQEALTGIYPGVAISVEKEANGPPAGYPINIELEGKDYTELINTAEDVRNFINTKNIAGIEELKIDVNKSKPSMQVVVDREKAGELGVSVSQVGLQLRRSLFGEKAGVYKLDGEDYDINVRFNEDIRYNKNALFNQNIIFRDPANGQIKEIPVSAVAKQRNSSGFSAIKHKDKKRVVTVYSQLKPGFSDAGAIVAEIQKEMENFKGLPEDVKIDFTGQIEEQNKQMQFLVGAFFSGLGLIMLILIFQFGGISKPLIIMIAIFLSFIGVFGGLIATGWSFVIMMTMMGIISLAGIVVNNGVVLLDYTQILIDRKKVELGLNDKDLISLEEVTEIITKGGKARLRPVILTAITTVLGLIPLAIGLNIDFFSLFSEFDAKIYMGGDNVVFWGPLAWTVIFGLIVATFLTLIIVPVLFNITYRIKIAVWGRKKERPGTTENSLEASV, encoded by the coding sequence ATGAGCAGTAAACAGCAGAAAAACGCTAGTAAAGAGTTTAGCCTATCGTCCTGGGCTATAGACAACCCATCGGTCATTTATGTAATGATCGCTATATTTCTATGGCTAGGGCTAAAATCATATTTCGCGATGCCTCGCGAGGATTTCCCAGAGATTGTAGAGACCAAGATTTACATCAGCACCATATACCCAGGTAACACTGCCGAAGATGTAGAAAGATTACTTACCGACCCCCTTGAAGACCGTTTAAAAAACGTGAGCAACGTGGTAGAGATAACCTCAACTTCTCAAGAGGATTATTCAATTATTACGGTTGAGTTTGATGAGGAATTATCTGTTGAACAGGCAAAACAGAAAATAAAGGACGAAGTTGATAGCGAAAAGGCCAGTGAAGATTGGCCTACTTTCAACAACGCCAAGGTTGAGCCAGATGTGTTTGACCTCAACCTTTCGGAATCGTTCCCTATCATGAACGTAAATTTCACGGGGGATTATCCTGTTGAAAAGCTAAAAGAGTTTGCCGAGTATTTGCAAGACGAGATTGAAGACCTTCCGGAAATTAAAGAAGTTAGTATTCGTGGTGCTCAAGAAAAGGAGGTAGAGATTGCGGTAGACGTCTATAAAATGATGGCTTCTAAAGTCAGCTTTCAAGACGTTATTAATGCCGTAAGCAATGGTAATTCTACCATGTCTGCAGGAAACATTCTATCTGGTGGCCAACGGCGTACCATTCGTATTTTGGGCGAGGTAACAGACCCAAAAGAACTGAATGATTTTGTTGTAAAATCAGAAAACGGAGCAGTCTATTTGAAGGACATTGCCGAAGTCACTTTCTCGGAAGAAGAAAAAACCACTTTTGCCCGTGAATTTGGTAAAAGTGTAGTTATGCTCGATATTAAAAAGCGTTCGGGAAAAAACATGATCGAAGCGACTACCAAGGTTAGGGAAATCGTTAAGAAGGAGCAAGAAAACTATTTTCCGGCAGATTTGAACATCACCATTGCCAACGATTCTTCTGGAAGAACCCTTAACCAGGTAGATGACCTGGTGAATAACATCATCTTTGGAATCATCCTAGTAGTTACGGTCCTCATGTTCTTTTTAGGATTTAGAAATGCCCTTTTCGTAGGCTTTGCCATTCCTATGTCCATGTTCATGTCGTTCATGATATTGAACAACCTGGGCTATACCTTAAATACTATGATACTGTTCGGGATGATTATGGGTCTGGGTATGATGGTAGACAACGGTATTGTGGTAGTGGAAAATGTGTACCGCTTAATGAGTGAAGGTATGTCCCGCACAGAAGCTGCTAAAAAGGGGATTGGTGAAATTGCTTTTCCTATTATCATCTCAACATTAACTACAGTAGCGGCATTCGTACCCTTAGGTTTATGGCCAGGTATTTTTGGGCAGTTCATGATTTACTTCCCTATTACCTTGTCCGTAGTACTTGGTTCTTCGCTTTTTGTTGCAATTTTCATGAACTCTATGTTGGTTTCACAGTTTATGGAAATTGGCGAAAAAGAACTTACCGTAAAGCAGTTAATCCGTATTAGCATCATATTAGGTGGTTTTGGACTCTTTATATTAATTTTTGGAGGAGCAATGAATGGTTTAGGGTCCGTGATGATCTTAACGGCCATCATGTTCTGGATATATAAATATGCTCTAAAAAAATGGGCCATTAGCTTCCAAAATGGTGCTATGGTGCGTTTTGAGAATTGGTACGAGAGAAGAATTGCTCACTCACTTAGGGGCAAGAACGTATACTGGTATTTTGGAATTACCTTTCTCTTACTTATTGGGGTCTTCATGGCTTTTGGAGCATCATTGGGTAGCGGCAGGACTAAAGTTGAATTTTTCCCTGACAACAAACCAAATGAAATCTATGCCTATATTGAATATCCGCAGGGAACGGCAATAGCTAAGACCAATAAGCTGACAAAAGAAATTGAAGCTAGGGTATTCGCCGTTGCCAATCAAGATAAATATACCAATGGTGATTATAACTATTTGGTTGAATCTGCTGTTTCCCAAGTGGGAGAAGGCGCAGGAAACCCACAAACGGATGGTGGTTCCGCAGCAGAAATGCCGCACCGTGGAAAGGTAACCTTATCTATGCGAGAGTTCAAATACAGAAATGGACGCGATACCGAAGTGCTTCGTGGAGAGATACAAGAAGCACTCACAGGAATATACCCAGGTGTAGCCATATCGGTAGAAAAAGAGGCCAACGGGCCTCCGGCAGGTTACCCTATTAACATAGAATTAGAGGGTAAAGACTATACGGAATTGATCAACACCGCTGAAGATGTACGAAACTTTATAAATACCAAAAACATTGCAGGTATTGAGGAGTTGAAAATTGATGTAAACAAGAGCAAGCCCTCAATGCAAGTGGTTGTGGACAGGGAGAAAGCAGGTGAACTTGGTGTTTCCGTAAGTCAAGTGGGACTCCAATTGAGACGTTCGCTTTTTGGTGAAAAAGCAGGTGTTTATAAACTTGATGGAGAGGATTACGACATTAACGTTCGTTTTAATGAAGATATCAGGTATAACAAAAACGCCCTGTTCAATCAGAACATCATTTTTAGAGATCCTGCAAACGGCCAAATAAAGGAAATTCCGGTTTCGGCAGTAGCCAAACAGAGAAATTCTTCCGGCTTTAGCGCCATAAAGCACAAGGACAAAAAAAGAGTGGTAACCGTATATTCTCAACTGAAACCCGGATTTAGTGATGCGGGTGCCATTGTAGCGGAAATCCAAAAGGAGATGGAAAACTTTAAGGGACTTCCGGAAGATGTAAAAATTGACTTTACCGGTCAGATTGAAGAGCAAAACAAGCAAATGCAGTTCTTGGTAGGGGCATTCTTTTCTGGATTGGGATTAATTATGTTGATTTTAATTTTCCAATTCGGAGGTATCTCCAAACCTCTTATTATTATGATTGCCATCTTTTTAAGCTTCATAGGAGTGTTTGGCGGATTGATTGCTACCGGATGGTCTTTTGTTATTATGATGACCATGATGGGAATTATCTCACTCGCTGGTATTGTAGTAAACAATGGGGTTGTGTTACTTGATTATACCCAAATACTTATTGATCGGAAGAAAGTAGAATTGGGCCTTAACGATAAAGATCTAATTTCCTTGGAAGAGGTTACTGAAATCATTACCAAAGGAGGTAAAGCTAGGTTACGACCTGTAATCCTTACTGCGATCACAACAGTCTTAGGGCTTATTCCTTTGGCTATTGGTCTAAATATAGATTTCTTCTCGCTCTTCTCAGAGTTTGATGCAAAAATTTATATGGGTGGTGATAATGTGGTGTTCTGGGGTCCATTGGCATGGACAGTTATCTTTGGATTGATCGTTGCAACCTTCCTAACATTGATAATCGTTCCCGTATTATTCAATATTACCTATAGAATTAAGATTGCGGTATGGGGAAGAAAAAAAGAACGACCAGGAACAACAGAAAATAGTTTAGAAGCCTCTGTTTAA